The DNA segment CTGGATACGATGTTCCACGCGCTCACCGGCTCCACCGGCGGACCCATGTCATTGACGGTGAAGGGGCATCCGGTGGAGGTGCCTTGCGCGGCCGGCGGCGTCGCACGCTTCGCCTTCACCGATCTCTGCAGCAAGCCGCTCGGCGCCTCCGATTACCTCGCGCTGGCGGAACGCTTCCATACCCTCATCGTCGAGAACATTCCGGCGCTCAATTTCGAACGCCGCAATGAAGCCAAGCGCTTTATTACCCTCGTCGATACGCTCTACGACCGGCATGTGAAACTTCTCGCGTCCGCGGCGGCGGAGCCGCAGAACCTCTACCATGCCGATCAGGGACGCGAGGCCTTTGAATTCGACCGCACGGTCTCTCGCCTGATCGAGATGCAGTCCGAGGAATATCTCTCTGCGCCCCACGGGCGCGGCGACTCCACCGGCTCGGGCGACAGTACCGGGCTCGTGGAGACCTGATGACGGTGCGCCCGCCGCTGCCGAGGGATCATCGCGGCAGAAGCGTCCGTGACAGGAGCGTCCGCGGCCAACCTGGTCCGCTCACAGCAAGCCCCGCATCGACGTCCCCAGGCGCAAGCCCGCATGGCTAGACATCCATCGGCCAAACAGCCTTCACCTAGAAATCCTTTGACCAAGCCGACCAATATCGCGCCCGACAGGGTGGACGCGCGCCTCATCGCCATCGCCAATGAGCATGTGCGCAAGTTCGGTCCGGGCAAGATGACCGTGGTGGCTGTCGCCGAGGCGGCTGGCATGACCCATGCCAACGTCTACCGCTATTTCCCCTCGAAAAATGCCCTGATCGATGCGGTCGTCGGTGAGGCGCTGAAACCGATCGAGACCGTGATCGCGGACGTGGCGAGCGCGCCGGACCCTGCCGACGACAAGCTGGAGCGGCTGGTCCTCGACCTCGCGCGCCTCTATCGCACGCTGATGGAGCAGAACGCGCCGGTGTTCCGCCTCTTCGTCACAGCGACCCTCGAGAACCGGGCCGTCGCGCGTCGGCATCGCGGACGGGTGCGCATGCTGGTTGAACGTGTGGTCGACGAGGGCATAGCGACGGGCGCATTCGAGCCGCGCGACCGGGAAGGCGCCCTCTCCTTCCTGACCGACGTGCTTTACCGCTTCACCCACCCGAGCGCCATTCTGGCGGACGCTGGGGTCCCGCGTGACGTGCTCGACAGGCGCCTCGCAGCGGTGGTGCGGGTAGCCCTGCGGGCCTTGTCCGTCGGCCTGATCTAGGGTCCGGGAAAGCCGAAAAGTTACATTTTTCAAATTCTGTTACTAACTCGAATCGCTGAGCTCAATGCACTCGGAAGCCCTCCGGGGATTCCCATAAGCTCCTGCAATTGAATTAGTTTTATAAGCAACCGGCATGGCGGACGCGCAGGCGGCCTTTCACCGTCGCGTAGGCTGCCAACCCGGCTGTCACAACCTTGACTTGATGCAGTGCTGCCTTTGAGGCAAAGAACCTCGGTATTCCCGAGGGCATGATCCCTCCCCTTCAAAGCCAAGGACGTTTTCTATGGCCCGTAAGAAGATCGCTCTGATCGGCGCAGGCCAGATCGGCGGCACGCTCGCGCATCTGGCTGGTCTCAAGGAACTCGGCGA comes from the Parvibaculum sp. genome and includes:
- a CDS encoding TetR/AcrR family transcriptional regulator gives rise to the protein MTKPTNIAPDRVDARLIAIANEHVRKFGPGKMTVVAVAEAAGMTHANVYRYFPSKNALIDAVVGEALKPIETVIADVASAPDPADDKLERLVLDLARLYRTLMEQNAPVFRLFVTATLENRAVARRHRGRVRMLVERVVDEGIATGAFEPRDREGALSFLTDVLYRFTHPSAILADAGVPRDVLDRRLAAVVRVALRALSVGLI